In the Quercus lobata isolate SW786 chromosome 5, ValleyOak3.0 Primary Assembly, whole genome shotgun sequence genome, one interval contains:
- the LOC115990505 gene encoding uncharacterized protein LOC115990505 — protein sequence MKRSMKIHWINWNKLCTLKKKGGMGFQDFHAFNLAMLAKQAWRLIHKNGSLFYMVYKARYFPNTSFLDVELGSNPSLVWRSLLVARDIIHAGSRWKIGDGRKISVATHSWLPHSPVFLNAPSMDMKVYDLIDEET from the coding sequence ATGAAGAGATCGATGAAAATCCATTGGATAAATTGGAACAAGTTATGCACTCTAAAGAAGAAAGGGGGAATGGGATTTCAGGACTTTCATGCTTTCAACCTTGCTATGCTTGCTAAGCAAGCATGGCGTCTAATTCATAAGAATGGGTCACTTTTTTACATGGTGTACAAGGCAAGGTATTTTCCGAATACCTCTTTCTTGGATGTTGAGTTGGGGAGTAATCCATCGTTGGTGTGGCGTTCACTACTAGTTGCTAGAGACATCATTCATGCAGGGTCACGGTGGAAAATTGGAGATGGTAGAAAGATTTCAGTGGCAACTCACTCTTGGCTACCTCATTCTCCTGTCTTCTTGAATGCACCATCAATGGATATGAAAGTCTATGACTTAATAGATGAGGAAACTTAG
- the LOC115990504 gene encoding uncharacterized protein LOC115990504, with translation MDSNFIERVQNITLIEEEGEVIKVGVMHRDKILEECSLSLLGHFLTTRSYNQSATKSLIRSIWKMGSDPRIVDVGDGLFQFKFTLESKLKWVLNIGLWSFENHSLVLRRWERGMTARMVTFNSIPLWVQVGLPFDLISEEASKDISGGLGNVVEIDNKVFSFE, from the coding sequence ATGGATTCAAACTTTATAGAAAGGGTACAAAACATAACTCTGATTGAGGAAGAAGGGGAGGTGATTAAGGTAGGAGTAATGCACAGAGACAAAATTCTTGAAGAATGTTCACTCAGTCTACTTGGACATTTTCTCACAACACGTTCTTACAACCAAAGTGCTACCAAATCATTGATTAGGTCTATATGGAAGATGGGTTCTGATCCAAGGATTGTGGATGTGGGAGATGGACTATTCCAATTCAAGTTTACTTTAGAAAGTAAGCTTAAATGGGTCCTCAACATTGGCTTGTGGAGTTTTGAAAATCACTCACTGGTCCTTCGGAGATGGGAGAGGGGTATGACGGCTAGGATGGTTACCTTTAACTCTATTCCTTTATGGGTTCAGGTGGGCTTACCATTTGACTTAATATCTGAGGAGGCTAGTAAGGACATCAGTGGTGGACTGGGGAATGTAGTGGAGATCGATAACAAGGTTTTCTCGTTTGAATAA